The proteins below are encoded in one region of Metabacillus dongyingensis:
- a CDS encoding transcriptional regulator SplA domain-containing protein has product MEKKDVNAGDKVYVIYRNPHAANVANIQQAEIVEHPNHPGEKALFIHDSYHLLDEEDAIFPSYSDAEVMYNKLFDYEQYE; this is encoded by the coding sequence GTGGAAAAGAAAGACGTAAATGCAGGAGACAAGGTATACGTCATCTACCGCAATCCGCATGCAGCAAATGTAGCCAATATCCAGCAGGCTGAAATCGTGGAACATCCGAATCACCCTGGTGAAAAAGCCTTATTTATTCATGATTCCTATCATTTATTAGATGAAGAGGACGCAATCTTCCCTTCATATTCAGATGCGGAAGTGATGTACAATAAGCTGTTTGATTATGAACAATATGAGTAG
- the splB gene encoding spore photoproduct lyase translates to MVKPFVPQLVYIEPRALEYPLGIELKEKFEKMGLEIRETTSHNQVRNIPGNNHLQQYRNAKSTLVVGVRKTLDFDSSKPSAEYAIPLATGCMGHCHYCYLQTTMGSKPYIRTYVNTEEIFQRAQEYMVERTPQITRFEASCTSDIVGIDHLTHSLKRAIEFFGNTDMGRLRFVTKFHHVDHLLDADHKGKTRFRFSINANFVIKNFEPGTSPLNKRLEAAVKVAGAGYPLGFIVAPIYIHEGWREGYYELFSKLDQLLPEETRDDITFEMIQHRFTKPAKRVIEKNYPKSKLEMNEDDRRYKWGRYGIGKYIYQKDEEADLRETLEKYIDDFFPNAKIEYFT, encoded by the coding sequence ATGGTTAAACCATTTGTGCCGCAGCTTGTCTATATTGAGCCTAGAGCGCTTGAATATCCGCTTGGGATTGAGCTAAAAGAGAAATTTGAAAAAATGGGACTTGAAATCAGAGAAACGACTTCACATAATCAAGTGAGAAATATACCGGGCAATAACCATCTGCAGCAGTACAGAAATGCAAAATCCACTCTTGTGGTAGGAGTTCGAAAAACACTGGACTTTGATTCTTCAAAACCATCTGCTGAATATGCGATACCGCTTGCAACAGGGTGTATGGGGCATTGTCATTACTGTTATCTGCAGACAACTATGGGCTCCAAACCTTATATCCGCACATATGTGAATACAGAAGAAATCTTTCAGCGGGCACAGGAATATATGGTTGAACGCACACCGCAGATTACCCGGTTTGAAGCATCCTGTACGTCTGATATCGTCGGGATTGATCATTTAACCCATTCGCTAAAAAGAGCGATTGAATTCTTCGGGAACACGGATATGGGCCGATTGCGCTTTGTCACAAAGTTTCATCATGTGGATCATTTGCTTGATGCAGATCATAAAGGAAAAACACGTTTTCGCTTCAGTATCAATGCCAATTTTGTGATTAAAAATTTTGAACCAGGCACATCGCCGCTGAATAAACGTCTAGAAGCAGCCGTCAAGGTAGCGGGGGCAGGATACCCGCTCGGATTTATTGTGGCGCCTATTTATATTCATGAAGGATGGCGGGAAGGGTATTACGAATTGTTTTCGAAACTTGATCAGCTTTTGCCTGAAGAAACACGGGATGATATCACATTTGAAATGATCCAGCACCGGTTTACAAAGCCTGCCAAGCGCGTCATTGAAAAAAATTATCCAAAATCAAAGCTCGAGATGAATGAAGATGACCGCCGCTACAAATGGGGAAGATACGGAATCGGCAAATATATTTATCAAAAAGATGAGGAAGCTGATTTAAGAGAAACACTTGAAAAGTATATTGATGACTTCTTTCCAAATGCAAAGATTGAATACTTCACTTAG
- a CDS encoding SDR family oxidoreductase yields MELGLKGKVALVAASSQGLGRAIAEELVKEGASVMITSRNPDKLHKVKNELSEKGTGLVEYKACDLSNADEISQLVEETVKRFGTIDFLVNNAGGPPSGLFEQMSDEDWQKSFELNLLSHVRLIRSVLPYMRGKGGKIVNIASSSVKEPIPGLILSNTFRLGIVGLTKTLASELAPYQILINTVAPGRISTDRVASLDQAAADKNGISVSEVEEEVKRKIPAGRYGKPSEFAAYVLFLLSDANSYVTGQTHLVDGGMVKSV; encoded by the coding sequence ATGGAACTCGGATTAAAAGGAAAAGTGGCTCTAGTTGCAGCATCAAGTCAAGGATTAGGAAGAGCTATTGCTGAAGAGCTTGTAAAAGAAGGCGCGAGCGTCATGATAACAAGCAGAAACCCTGATAAGCTACATAAAGTGAAAAATGAGCTTTCTGAAAAAGGTACTGGCCTCGTAGAATATAAAGCATGCGATTTATCAAATGCAGATGAGATCAGCCAGCTGGTGGAAGAAACGGTGAAACGTTTTGGAACGATTGATTTTCTTGTGAATAATGCAGGCGGTCCCCCTTCAGGACTATTTGAGCAAATGAGTGATGAGGACTGGCAAAAATCGTTCGAGTTAAATCTATTAAGTCATGTGCGTTTAATTCGTTCTGTTTTACCCTATATGAGAGGCAAGGGCGGGAAAATTGTAAACATCGCCTCCTCCTCAGTAAAAGAACCAATACCAGGTTTGATTTTATCAAATACGTTCCGTCTTGGAATTGTCGGATTAACTAAAACACTGGCATCAGAACTTGCCCCTTATCAAATCTTGATCAACACAGTAGCACCGGGCAGAATTTCAACGGACAGAGTCGCTTCTCTAGATCAGGCTGCAGCAGATAAGAATGGCATCAGCGTCAGTGAAGTGGAAGAAGAAGTAAAGCGGAAAATTCCTGCAGGACGCTACGGGAAACCGTCCGAGTTTGCAGCCTATGTTCTTTTCTTGCTCTCAGATGCCAACAGTTATGTAACTGGGCAGACACACCTGGTTGACGGCGGAATGGTGAAATCTGTTTAA
- a CDS encoding CAP domain-containing protein, which produces MKKSIVLSVAAAATIFTFNAGGPSADAAAPQQSNIQVKAYQIAGQNCNLNQAQTQDLLQNINNPELQKMVEQQLSQFKAQQGQASAPAPQQKQQAEAPKQETAPAPAQKAQPEASKEAAPKKEQTQASVSEFEKKVVELTNAEREKQGLKPLQLDEELSKVAKEKSKDMQSKNYFDHNSPTYGSPFDMMKKFGVEYSSAGENIAKGQASPEEVVQAWMNSEGHRKNIMNSSFTHIGVGHVAEGNYWTQMFIGK; this is translated from the coding sequence ATGAAGAAATCTATCGTACTTTCAGTTGCGGCAGCAGCTACTATTTTTACATTTAATGCTGGAGGCCCATCTGCAGATGCAGCAGCTCCACAGCAATCAAATATACAGGTTAAAGCTTACCAAATCGCAGGCCAAAACTGCAATTTAAATCAAGCACAAACACAGGATCTATTACAGAACATCAACAATCCTGAGCTTCAAAAAATGGTTGAACAGCAATTAAGCCAATTTAAAGCACAGCAAGGCCAAGCTTCAGCTCCAGCACCACAGCAAAAGCAACAAGCAGAAGCTCCAAAACAAGAAACAGCTCCGGCACCAGCTCAGAAAGCTCAGCCAGAAGCTTCTAAAGAAGCAGCTCCAAAGAAAGAGCAAACACAGGCTTCTGTAAGTGAATTTGAGAAAAAAGTTGTTGAATTAACAAATGCAGAGCGTGAAAAGCAAGGCTTAAAACCACTTCAATTAGATGAAGAATTAAGCAAAGTGGCTAAAGAAAAATCAAAAGACATGCAAAGCAAGAACTACTTTGACCACAACAGCCCAACTTACGGATCACCATTTGATATGATGAAGAAGTTCGGCGTTGAGTACAGCTCAGCTGGTGAAAACATTGCTAAAGGACAAGCTTCTCCTGAAGAAGTAGTACAAGCATGGATGAACTCTGAAGGCCACCGTAAAAACATCATGAATTCAAGCTTCACTCACATTGGTGTAGGCCATGTAGCTGAAGGCAACTACTGGACTCAAATGTTCATTGGTAAATAA
- the ptsP gene encoding phosphoenolpyruvate--protein phosphotransferase, translating into MLELKGIGASAGIAIAKAYRLEEPDLTVSKKEVADKTAEVLRFDEAIQKSKSELLKIKEHAFRELGADKAEIFEAHILVLSDPELLNPVKDKISSEAVNAEFAMKETADMFVSMFESMDNEYMKERAADIRDVTKRVIGHLLGVEIPNPSMISEEVIIIAEDLTPSDTAQLNRQYVLGFTTDIGGRTSHSAIMARSMEIPAVVGTKTATADIKNGDIVIVDGIDGDVIVNPSEDVVAGFEKKKAQYEVQKAEWAKLVNEETVTKDGQHVELAANIGTPDDVRGVLENGGEAVGLYRTEFLYMGRDQLPTEDEQFEAYKAVLERMEGKPVVVRTLDIGGDKELPYLNLPKEMNPFLGFRAIRLCLEEQEIFRTQLRALLRASTFGNLKIMFPMIAVVDEFRQAKAILLEEKQKLVNEGVQVSDNIEIGMMVEIPSTAVLADQFAKDVDFFSIGTNDLIQYTMAADRMNERVSYLYQPYNPAILRLVTLVIEAAHKEGKWVGMCGEMAGDPLAIPVLLGLGLDEFSMSATSILPARSLIKNLSKEEAASFKEEILSMSTTEEVVAFVKTKFNL; encoded by the coding sequence ATGCTCGAATTAAAAGGGATCGGAGCTTCAGCTGGGATCGCGATTGCAAAAGCTTACCGCTTAGAAGAACCAGATCTGACAGTATCAAAAAAAGAAGTAGCAGATAAAACTGCTGAAGTTCTTCGTTTTGATGAAGCCATCCAAAAATCAAAATCAGAGCTTTTAAAAATTAAAGAGCATGCATTCAGAGAATTAGGTGCAGATAAAGCTGAAATTTTTGAAGCTCATATCTTAGTTTTAAGCGACCCAGAATTGCTTAACCCGGTTAAAGATAAAATCAGCAGTGAAGCAGTTAATGCTGAATTTGCAATGAAAGAAACGGCTGATATGTTTGTAAGTATGTTCGAGTCTATGGATAACGAATATATGAAAGAGCGTGCAGCTGATATCCGCGATGTTACGAAACGTGTGATCGGACACTTGCTTGGCGTTGAGATACCAAACCCGAGCATGATTTCTGAAGAAGTAATCATCATTGCAGAAGATTTAACACCTTCTGACACTGCGCAGCTGAATCGTCAGTATGTATTAGGTTTTACAACTGATATCGGCGGCAGAACATCACATTCAGCCATCATGGCTCGTTCAATGGAGATCCCTGCAGTAGTAGGAACAAAAACAGCTACAGCTGACATTAAAAATGGCGACATCGTCATTGTTGATGGAATTGATGGAGATGTTATTGTAAATCCTTCTGAGGATGTAGTTGCAGGCTTTGAAAAGAAAAAAGCTCAATACGAAGTGCAAAAAGCGGAGTGGGCGAAACTTGTAAATGAAGAAACGGTAACAAAAGACGGACAGCACGTTGAGCTTGCAGCCAATATTGGCACGCCTGACGATGTTCGCGGCGTTCTTGAGAACGGCGGAGAAGCAGTTGGTCTATACCGTACAGAATTCCTTTACATGGGACGCGATCAGCTTCCGACTGAAGATGAACAGTTCGAAGCATATAAAGCTGTGCTTGAGCGCATGGAAGGCAAGCCGGTTGTTGTTCGCACCCTTGACATTGGCGGAGACAAAGAGCTTCCATACTTGAATCTGCCTAAAGAAATGAATCCATTCCTTGGTTTCCGTGCGATTCGCCTTTGCTTAGAAGAGCAGGAAATTTTCCGCACTCAATTGCGTGCATTGCTTCGTGCAAGCACGTTCGGCAACTTGAAAATCATGTTCCCGATGATTGCAGTTGTAGACGAGTTCAGACAGGCTAAAGCCATTCTTTTAGAAGAAAAGCAAAAGCTTGTCAATGAAGGTGTGCAAGTTTCAGATAACATTGAAATTGGAATGATGGTTGAAATTCCTTCAACTGCTGTTCTTGCAGATCAATTTGCTAAAGATGTTGACTTCTTCAGCATCGGAACAAATGACCTGATTCAATACACAATGGCTGCTGACCGTATGAACGAGCGTGTTTCATATTTGTATCAGCCTTATAATCCTGCCATTCTTCGTCTTGTGACGCTTGTCATTGAAGCAGCTCACAAAGAAGGCAAATGGGTAGGAATGTGCGGAGAAATGGCTGGCGATCCGCTTGCGATTCCAGTGCTTCTTGGTCTGGGACTTGATGAGTTCTCTATGAGTGCAACATCTATCCTTCCAGCACGTTCTCTTATTAAAAATCTTTCAAAAGAAGAGGCAGCAAGCTTCAAAGAAGAAATTCTTTCTATGAGCACAACAGAAGAAGTTGTTGCATTTGTGAAAACGAAATTTAATCTTTAA
- a CDS encoding ATP-binding protein, with amino-acid sequence MERIEDQVLRKKLFLQSMWIIFILDALFILFIERSLKYYPIVMVFAGIFLGYTLILRFIKKDSFFVWSSLALIYSYLFALNYTDPYIVNFIFLLFPVIFSAVFQKMTYLFITGAITICSQFYFFLSNYEIISTSFERIDVMYYVFFAVIIVVILSYYIRFINFLWTKVQLQNDLISSNLRTTEAKFDLIFSQSHDAIAIIGPDQTVRAVNPAFLNLYGWSEGEVVGSIYPYQTGSESGVTSRRDRTKSGSAVEVEVTTTPLFSHANELIAFCEMIRDVTDKKADELALFQQEKLNVAGQMAAGVAHEIRNPLTVIQGFLQMMDEKKEIIDPHYTKIMLEELKRMNSIVSEFLILSKPQAVHEKEINMRVLIDSMIRFFSTESALRNIGIEFKCKGELPAVQGDENQLKQVLINLLKNAFDAMSKGGKIIVDAQAENDIVKITITDQGPGIPADLISQVTKPFFTTKEKGTGLGLVITEKIIRQHNGNITITSQIGEGTTVIVTFPVSHSLIR; translated from the coding sequence TTGGAACGGATAGAAGATCAAGTTCTTCGGAAAAAGCTTTTTTTGCAGTCCATGTGGATTATCTTTATCCTGGACGCACTATTTATTTTATTCATAGAGAGAAGTCTTAAGTATTATCCTATTGTGATGGTTTTCGCAGGGATTTTTCTTGGCTATACACTAATCCTCAGGTTCATAAAAAAGGATTCTTTTTTTGTTTGGAGCTCACTCGCTCTTATATACAGCTATTTATTTGCCTTGAATTATACAGATCCCTATATTGTAAATTTTATTTTCCTGCTGTTTCCGGTTATTTTCAGCGCTGTTTTTCAGAAAATGACCTATTTATTTATAACAGGTGCGATAACCATATGCAGCCAGTTTTATTTTTTTCTGAGCAACTATGAGATTATCTCAACTTCTTTTGAAAGAATAGACGTAATGTATTACGTATTTTTCGCGGTCATTATTGTAGTAATTCTTAGCTATTATATTCGTTTTATTAATTTTCTGTGGACCAAAGTTCAGCTCCAAAATGACTTGATTTCAAGCAATTTGAGAACAACTGAGGCAAAGTTTGACCTGATATTTTCACAGAGCCATGATGCTATTGCCATTATTGGACCGGATCAAACAGTCAGGGCTGTTAATCCCGCGTTTTTAAATCTGTACGGATGGAGTGAAGGTGAAGTTGTCGGAAGCATTTATCCTTATCAGACCGGGAGCGAATCAGGAGTCACTTCCCGTAGAGACAGGACAAAATCAGGTTCTGCAGTAGAAGTGGAGGTAACAACAACTCCGCTGTTCAGCCATGCAAACGAACTGATTGCCTTTTGTGAAATGATTCGGGATGTGACTGACAAAAAAGCTGATGAGCTCGCACTTTTTCAGCAGGAAAAGCTAAACGTAGCGGGTCAAATGGCTGCTGGAGTGGCACACGAAATCAGAAATCCGCTCACGGTGATTCAAGGTTTTCTTCAAATGATGGATGAAAAAAAGGAAATCATTGACCCTCATTACACTAAAATCATGCTTGAAGAGCTGAAGCGCATGAACAGTATAGTCAGCGAGTTTCTAATCCTTTCAAAGCCGCAGGCAGTTCATGAAAAAGAAATAAATATGAGAGTACTGATCGATTCAATGATCCGTTTTTTCTCAACAGAAAGCGCGCTTAGAAACATTGGCATTGAGTTTAAGTGCAAAGGTGAACTCCCCGCTGTTCAAGGAGATGAAAATCAGCTTAAGCAGGTGCTGATCAATCTTCTGAAAAATGCGTTTGATGCTATGTCTAAAGGCGGAAAAATAATTGTGGACGCTCAAGCTGAAAATGACATCGTTAAAATCACGATCACAGATCAAGGGCCTGGCATTCCGGCTGATCTAATAAGCCAGGTGACAAAACCTTTCTTTACCACAAAAGAAAAAGGAACTGGTTTAGGCTTAGTCATTACGGAAAAAATTATCCGGCAGCATAATGGAAACATAACAATCACAAGCCAAATAGGCGAAGGAACAACGGTCATCGTTACTTTTCCTGTATCACATTCCTTAATAAGGTGA
- the ptsG gene encoding glucose-specific PTS transporter subunit IIBC, protein MFKNLFGVLQKIGKALMLPVAILPAAGILLAFGNAMQNPELTSKVPFLTNEIVQLVAKVMESSGDIVFANLPLLFAVGVAIGLANGDGVAGLAAIIGYLIMNATMSAVLLQTGKIPSDAVELAQFFQQLHPEYARVLGMPTLQTGVFGGIIVGVLGAYMYNKFFKIELPQYLGFFAGKRFVPIMTAVSAVVLGLIMLFIWPPIQGGLNAFSTGLLESNKTLAAFVFGLIERSLIPFGLHHIFYSPFWYEFGNYTTQAGEIVRGDQRIFMAQIKDGAELTAGTYMTGKFPFMMFGLPAAALAIYHESRPENKKFVAGIMGSAALTSFLTGITEPLEFSFLFVAPILFAIHAVFAGLSFMTMQLLDVKIGMTFSGGVIDYFLFGILPNRTDWWLVIPVGLVFSVIYYFGFRFAIRKFNLKTPGREDAEAETEDDKAGENAGDLPYNILESLGGSSNIKHLDACITRLRVTVNDVKAVDKNRLKRLGAAGVLEVGNNIQAIYGPKSDNLKTQIQDVMSGKTPRPTKPVSAEKEVQEQVEDVVAGPLKNEVSEFSFVSPLTGDIHPITEVPDQVFSGKMMGDGFAITPADGTIVSPVDGKILNVFPTKHAIGLESESGNEILIHVGIDTVNLKGEGFEAFVKEGDIVTKGQKLLQVDLEFVKQNAPSIMTPIVFTNLNEGESVVIKSSGSVKAGEENIISIEK, encoded by the coding sequence ATGTTTAAAAATTTATTTGGAGTACTCCAAAAAATTGGTAAAGCTCTTATGCTTCCAGTAGCGATTTTGCCTGCTGCAGGTATCCTGCTCGCATTCGGTAATGCGATGCAAAATCCGGAGCTCACATCAAAAGTTCCATTCTTAACAAATGAAATTGTACAGCTTGTTGCAAAAGTAATGGAATCTTCAGGTGATATTGTCTTTGCAAATCTTCCGCTTCTATTTGCGGTGGGTGTAGCGATTGGCCTTGCCAATGGTGATGGGGTTGCAGGTCTTGCAGCAATCATAGGATACTTAATTATGAATGCAACCATGAGTGCTGTGCTGCTTCAAACAGGGAAAATTCCAAGCGATGCTGTAGAGCTTGCGCAATTCTTCCAGCAGCTTCATCCTGAATATGCGAGAGTCCTCGGAATGCCAACCTTGCAGACCGGTGTCTTTGGCGGTATTATCGTCGGGGTTCTCGGTGCATACATGTACAACAAATTCTTTAAAATTGAATTGCCTCAATATTTAGGTTTCTTCGCAGGAAAGCGTTTCGTTCCAATTATGACGGCTGTTTCTGCAGTAGTATTAGGTTTGATTATGCTATTTATCTGGCCGCCGATTCAAGGTGGATTAAACGCCTTCTCAACAGGGCTGCTTGAATCCAATAAAACATTGGCAGCGTTCGTATTCGGTTTAATCGAACGTTCATTAATTCCTTTTGGTCTTCATCATATTTTCTATTCTCCTTTCTGGTACGAGTTTGGAAACTACACTACTCAGGCAGGGGAAATTGTCCGCGGAGATCAGCGTATCTTCATGGCACAAATCAAAGATGGCGCAGAACTGACTGCCGGTACATATATGACGGGTAAATTCCCATTCATGATGTTCGGTCTTCCTGCTGCTGCACTTGCTATCTATCATGAATCAAGACCTGAAAACAAAAAGTTTGTAGCAGGTATCATGGGTTCAGCTGCTTTAACATCTTTCTTAACAGGGATCACAGAGCCGCTTGAATTCTCATTCTTATTCGTAGCACCAATTCTATTTGCCATTCATGCTGTCTTTGCAGGTTTGTCTTTCATGACGATGCAATTGCTTGATGTGAAAATCGGGATGACATTCTCAGGAGGAGTCATTGACTACTTCCTGTTCGGCATCCTTCCAAACAGAACAGACTGGTGGCTTGTTATTCCAGTAGGTTTAGTATTCTCAGTGATTTACTACTTCGGATTCCGTTTTGCGATCCGCAAGTTCAACCTTAAAACACCTGGACGCGAGGATGCTGAAGCAGAAACAGAAGATGATAAAGCAGGCGAAAATGCTGGGGATCTTCCATATAACATTCTTGAGTCTTTAGGCGGAAGCTCAAATATCAAGCACCTTGACGCTTGTATCACCCGCCTTCGTGTAACGGTTAATGATGTAAAAGCAGTCGATAAAAACCGCTTAAAACGTTTAGGAGCAGCAGGAGTCCTTGAAGTTGGAAACAACATTCAGGCAATATACGGTCCTAAATCGGATAACCTGAAAACACAAATTCAAGATGTGATGTCAGGCAAAACGCCTCGCCCGACTAAACCTGTTTCAGCTGAAAAAGAAGTTCAGGAGCAAGTTGAGGACGTTGTTGCAGGACCTCTTAAAAACGAAGTAAGCGAATTTTCATTTGTTTCTCCTTTAACAGGTGACATTCATCCAATCACAGAAGTGCCTGATCAAGTATTCTCAGGAAAAATGATGGGTGATGGTTTTGCGATTACGCCTGCTGACGGCACGATCGTTTCACCGGTTGACGGCAAAATATTAAATGTATTCCCTACTAAGCACGCAATTGGCCTTGAATCAGAAAGCGGCAACGAGATCTTAATTCATGTCGGAATTGATACTGTGAACCTTAAAGGGGAAGGCTTCGAAGCATTTGTTAAAGAAGGTGACATTGTCACTAAAGGACAAAAACTGCTCCAAGTAGACTTGGAATTCGTTAAGCAAAATGCTCCTTCTATTATGACGCCGATTGTTTTCACGAATTTAAATGAAGGCGAATCTGTCGTAATAAAATCATCCGGCAGTGTGAAAGCAGGAGAAGAAAACATCATTTCTATAGAAAAATAA
- a CDS encoding NAD(P)-dependent oxidoreductase, giving the protein MTGEKGVIGFIGIGVMGKSMAGHLLKDGYSVLVYTRTKEKASELIEAGAGWMETIEELASQSDYIITMVGYPSDVEEIYLSEKGILNSAKEGTYVIDMTTSKPSLAKKIYEAAMQRHIHALDAPVSGGDVGAREARLSIMAGGDQEAFDACMPIFSVIGQNIVYQGEAGSGQHTKMCNQIAIAAGMVGVSEAIAYAKNAGLDPENVLKSISAGAAGSWSLSNLAPRMLKEDFEPGFYVKHFIKDMDIAIEEADHMKMEVPGLTLAHSLYTELQKKGEGDSGTQALYKLWKS; this is encoded by the coding sequence ATGACTGGAGAAAAAGGTGTAATCGGTTTTATTGGGATTGGAGTAATGGGGAAGAGTATGGCAGGGCATTTGCTCAAAGATGGTTACTCGGTTTTGGTTTATACAAGAACGAAAGAAAAGGCATCTGAACTGATAGAGGCCGGTGCAGGTTGGATGGAGACGATTGAAGAGCTTGCATCCCAATCTGACTATATTATTACAATGGTCGGCTATCCTTCTGATGTGGAAGAAATTTATTTGAGCGAAAAAGGCATTTTGAACTCTGCCAAGGAAGGTACATATGTTATAGATATGACTACTTCTAAGCCAAGTCTTGCAAAAAAAATCTATGAAGCAGCAATGCAGCGCCATATCCATGCCTTGGATGCACCAGTTTCAGGCGGAGATGTAGGGGCAAGAGAAGCGAGATTATCTATTATGGCAGGTGGAGATCAGGAAGCATTTGACGCATGCATGCCGATTTTTTCTGTCATTGGACAAAATATAGTGTATCAGGGAGAAGCGGGAAGCGGTCAGCATACGAAAATGTGCAACCAGATTGCGATAGCTGCTGGCATGGTTGGAGTCAGTGAGGCCATTGCTTATGCAAAAAACGCTGGTCTCGATCCTGAAAATGTTTTAAAAAGCATTTCCGCAGGTGCAGCTGGCAGCTGGTCACTGAGCAATCTTGCACCAAGAATGCTGAAAGAGGATTTTGAACCAGGCTTCTATGTAAAGCATTTCATAAAGGATATGGATATTGCTATTGAAGAAGCTGACCATATGAAGATGGAGGTACCAGGATTAACGTTAGCTCATTCACTCTACACAGAGCTTCAGAAAAAGGGTGAAGGTGACAGCGGCACACAGGCCCTGTACAAGCTATGGAAATCGTAA
- a CDS encoding phosphocarrier protein HPr, producing MAEKTFKVTAESGIHARPATVLVQTASKFDADVNLAYNGKTVNLKSIMGVMSLGIAKDSEITISAAGSDENDAIAALEETMKKEGLGE from the coding sequence ATGGCAGAGAAAACGTTTAAAGTAACAGCAGAATCAGGAATCCACGCACGTCCGGCTACAGTGCTTGTTCAAACAGCAAGCAAATTTGATGCAGATGTGAACTTAGCATATAATGGCAAAACAGTTAACTTAAAATCAATCATGGGTGTTATGTCTTTAGGAATCGCTAAAGATTCAGAAATCACAATTTCTGCAGCAGGTTCAGACGAAAACGATGCAATCGCAGCTCTTGAAGAAACAATGAAAAAAGAAGGCTTAGGCGAATAA
- a CDS encoding GNAT family N-acetyltransferase — protein sequence MEIVIKKMLGNSAAPMDLLLEADPSEQNIKQYLKKGTVFLAELEKNIAGVMVLMPISPASMEIMNLAVDEKFRGKGIAKKLIAHAKQACADQNMDFLEIGTGNSSLDQLALYQKCGFRMKKVIENYFIVHYPEPIFENGIQCMDMVRLKMKIKKDS from the coding sequence ATGGAAATCGTAATCAAAAAGATGCTGGGCAATAGTGCAGCACCGATGGATCTCTTGCTCGAGGCAGATCCTTCCGAACAAAATATCAAACAATATCTCAAAAAAGGGACCGTTTTTCTTGCGGAGCTTGAGAAGAATATAGCAGGAGTTATGGTGCTGATGCCGATTTCACCTGCATCTATGGAAATAATGAATCTTGCGGTGGATGAGAAATTCAGGGGCAAAGGAATAGCAAAAAAACTTATTGCTCATGCTAAACAAGCCTGTGCAGATCAAAACATGGATTTCCTTGAGATTGGTACAGGAAACTCAAGCTTAGATCAGCTTGCCCTTTATCAAAAATGCGGATTTCGCATGAAGAAAGTAATCGAAAATTACTTCATTGTTCATTACCCGGAACCCATTTTTGAAAATGGCATTCAGTGCATGGATATGGTCAGACTAAAAATGAAGATAAAAAAAGATAGCTAG